A DNA window from Niabella yanshanensis contains the following coding sequences:
- the hisA gene encoding 1-(5-phosphoribosyl)-5-[(5-phosphoribosylamino)methylideneamino]imidazole-4-carboxamide isomerase, with protein sequence MDIRPVPLSEVWLLRHEVMYPNYPADVVKLKDDELGIHLGIYKTGELVSVVSVFQNGREMQFRKLATRKDWQGKGLATSLLNYIDQLAQQKKVQRLWCNARLTATGLYEKMGMQAVAQSWQALGQDFIVMEKKLNQQKMEIIPAIDIIDGKCVRLSKGDYAQKTVYNENPLEVAKGFEDAGLKRLHLVDLDGAKAGEVRNWKVLEQVAGKTSLKIDFSGGISSNESLAITFNSGAAYAAIGSVAVKNEALLTDWFQAYGVEKFILGADVLDEKIQIKGWTVATDINIIDFIRNYASKGVLQFFCTDISKDGLLQGSSNDLYKKILDNVEGISLIASGGVSSIEDLEILKEVGCSGVIVGKAIYENRISLEDLKKFN encoded by the coding sequence ATGGATATAAGACCAGTCCCCTTATCCGAAGTGTGGTTATTGAGACATGAAGTAATGTATCCGAACTACCCTGCTGATGTGGTAAAATTAAAAGATGATGAGTTAGGTATACACCTGGGTATTTATAAAACGGGTGAGCTTGTATCCGTAGTATCTGTTTTTCAGAACGGGCGGGAGATGCAATTTCGCAAACTGGCCACCCGTAAAGACTGGCAGGGAAAAGGCCTGGCAACCTCATTGTTAAATTATATAGACCAACTGGCGCAGCAAAAAAAAGTACAAAGGCTGTGGTGCAATGCCCGCTTAACTGCTACCGGTTTGTACGAGAAAATGGGCATGCAGGCTGTAGCCCAATCCTGGCAGGCATTGGGACAAGATTTTATCGTAATGGAAAAGAAACTGAATCAACAAAAAATGGAAATTATACCCGCAATAGATATTATAGATGGTAAATGTGTACGCCTTAGCAAAGGCGACTATGCACAAAAAACAGTATATAATGAAAACCCGTTGGAAGTGGCCAAAGGCTTTGAAGACGCGGGTTTAAAAAGACTACACCTGGTAGACCTGGATGGAGCGAAAGCGGGTGAAGTGAGGAACTGGAAAGTACTGGAACAGGTTGCCGGTAAAACCAGCTTAAAGATCGACTTTAGTGGAGGTATCAGCTCTAACGAAAGCCTGGCTATAACTTTTAATTCGGGTGCTGCCTATGCGGCTATCGGAAGTGTAGCCGTAAAAAACGAGGCATTGCTGACCGACTGGTTCCAAGCTTATGGAGTTGAAAAATTTATACTGGGCGCTGATGTACTGGATGAAAAGATACAGATCAAAGGTTGGACTGTTGCTACAGACATCAACATTATCGACTTCATCCGCAACTATGCCTCCAAAGGTGTGCTACAGTTCTTTTGCACCGACATCAGCAAAGACGGCTTGCTGCAAGGCAGTTCTAACGACCTGTACAAAAAGATACTGGACAACGTGGAAGGTATTAGCCTGATCGCCAGTGGAGGTGTAAGCTCAATTGAAGATCTTGAAATATTGAAAGAAGTGGGATGTTCGGGAGTGATTGTAGGGAAGGCGATATACGAAAACCGCATCTCATTAGAAGATTTAAAAAAATTCAATTAA
- a CDS encoding DUF3307 domain-containing protein — MMILFLKLLLAHLLGDFVFQPTSWVMDKRKHKNRSPYLYIHLAVHAVLLAIVLQFDTQYWLGALCILISHYLVDWAKLELQGKWKDGYLFFADQAIHIAVLLAVAILYANSGINWADLFASKHLLLLCAVITVTYTASVSMRVIMDYWKVKDDEAADSLTRAGKYIGMIERLLVFLFVILNQWSAIGFLIAAKSILRFSDLSKAKDRKLTEYIIIGTLLSIAIAIITGLLYKYVLQFLN; from the coding sequence ATGATGATACTTTTCCTGAAATTACTGTTGGCGCATCTGTTGGGGGACTTTGTCTTTCAGCCTACATCCTGGGTGATGGATAAAAGAAAACATAAAAACCGGTCTCCCTATTTATATATACACCTGGCGGTCCACGCTGTTCTTTTGGCTATCGTGTTACAATTCGATACCCAATACTGGCTGGGAGCTTTATGCATTTTGATAAGCCATTACCTGGTAGATTGGGCAAAGCTGGAATTGCAGGGGAAATGGAAGGACGGTTATTTGTTTTTTGCAGATCAGGCCATTCATATAGCTGTATTATTGGCCGTAGCCATACTCTATGCTAACTCAGGCATCAATTGGGCAGATCTTTTTGCTTCCAAACACCTGCTGTTACTATGCGCTGTCATTACCGTTACCTATACTGCATCTGTAAGTATGCGGGTTATAATGGACTATTGGAAAGTAAAGGATGATGAAGCGGCCGACTCTCTGACCAGGGCCGGAAAGTATATAGGTATGATCGAACGGCTACTGGTTTTTTTATTTGTAATTTTAAATCAATGGTCGGCTATTGGCTTTTTAATCGCCGCCAAGTCTATTTTGCGTTTCAGCGATCTGTCTAAGGCCAAAGACCGGAAACTTACAGAGTATATCATAATCGGCACGCTGTTGAGTATCGCTATTGCAATTATTACAGGATTACTGTATAAGTATGTGCTGCAGTTTTTAAATTGA
- the hisF gene encoding imidazole glycerol phosphate synthase subunit HisF, with translation MLAKRIIPCLDIKDGRTVKGTNFVELRDAGDPVELAIRYSQEGADELVFLDITATVDKRKTLSDLVRKIATHINIPFTVGGGINTVDDVSVLLENGADKISVNTSAVKRPELISELAKNFGSQCVVVAVDIKLFDGIWKVVTHGGRTPTPLLATEWVKQCRDLGAGEILLTSMENDGTKAGFAVDITAKISQSVNIPVIASGGAGSMEHFREVFTRGYADAALAASIFHFKEIEIKDLKEYLQKENIVVRL, from the coding sequence ATGCTCGCAAAAAGAATTATACCCTGTTTAGATATCAAAGACGGACGAACCGTAAAAGGTACCAACTTCGTGGAGTTGAGGGATGCCGGAGACCCGGTAGAACTGGCCATCCGCTATAGCCAGGAAGGAGCTGATGAATTAGTATTCCTTGACATTACCGCTACCGTAGACAAACGCAAAACCCTGTCGGATCTGGTGAGGAAGATTGCGACCCATATCAATATACCTTTCACTGTTGGTGGCGGCATTAACACCGTTGATGACGTTTCCGTTTTACTGGAAAACGGCGCTGATAAAATTTCGGTGAATACATCGGCGGTAAAACGCCCGGAACTGATTTCCGAACTGGCTAAAAATTTCGGAAGTCAGTGCGTGGTTGTAGCAGTAGATATCAAGCTTTTCGATGGTATATGGAAAGTAGTAACACATGGGGGGCGCACGCCTACCCCACTCCTTGCGACGGAATGGGTAAAACAATGCAGGGATTTGGGAGCCGGAGAAATTCTTCTGACTTCCATGGAGAATGATGGTACCAAAGCCGGTTTCGCAGTTGATATTACTGCCAAAATCAGTCAATCGGTAAACATCCCTGTTATTGCATCAGGAGGCGCCGGCTCAATGGAACATTTCCGGGAAGTGTTTACCCGTGGATACGCTGATGCAGCGCTGGCGGCCAGTATTTTTCATTTTAAAGAAATTGAAATAAAGGATTTAAAAGAATATCTTCAAAAAGAAAACATTGTAGTGCGGTTATAA
- a CDS encoding polyprenol monophosphomannose synthase has product MDKIVIIPTYNEKENIESILKAVFELEGGFHVLIVDDGSPDGTADIVRMLQQTYEGRLFLEERRGKLGLGTAYIHGFKWSLKNGYGFIFEMDADFSHNPKDLIRLYDACKNQGADVAIGSRYVKGGGVINWPADRIALSKGGSLYTRIITWMPIKDPTAGFMCYTAKVLESIDFDSITFVGYAFQIEMKFASWKLGFKIKEVPIIFQDRTKGQSKMNKGIVKEGILGVLNLRWQSLFKNYRRRVRTKVAGSE; this is encoded by the coding sequence TTGGATAAGATAGTTATCATACCAACCTATAACGAAAAAGAAAATATTGAAAGCATTCTGAAAGCTGTATTTGAGCTCGAGGGTGGTTTTCATGTATTGATTGTGGATGATGGTTCCCCGGACGGTACTGCCGATATTGTACGCATGTTGCAGCAAACCTACGAAGGCCGCCTTTTCCTGGAAGAAAGAAGGGGTAAGCTGGGTTTAGGCACTGCCTATATTCATGGGTTTAAATGGTCTTTAAAAAACGGCTACGGGTTCATTTTTGAAATGGATGCCGACTTTTCTCATAATCCCAAAGACCTGATAAGATTATACGATGCCTGTAAAAACCAGGGTGCTGATGTAGCGATTGGTAGCCGCTATGTAAAAGGTGGCGGTGTTATTAACTGGCCGGCCGATAGGATTGCTTTATCCAAAGGAGGATCGCTTTATACACGTATTATCACCTGGATGCCCATTAAAGATCCTACAGCCGGTTTTATGTGCTACACTGCCAAAGTGCTGGAGAGCATCGATTTCGACAGTATCACATTTGTTGGCTATGCCTTCCAGATAGAAATGAAATTCGCTTCCTGGAAACTGGGCTTTAAAATAAAGGAAGTGCCCATCATTTTCCAGGATAGAACGAAAGGACAATCCAAGATGAATAAGGGAATTGTTAAGGAAGGTATACTGGGTGTATTAAATCTTCGCTGGCAAAGTCTTTTTAAAAATTACCGAAGGCGAGTGCGAACCAAGGTTGCTGGCAGCGAGTAG
- the hisC gene encoding histidinol-phosphate transaminase, which yields MEFNLDYLIRDNIKNLAPYTTARHEFTGEASVMLDANENALGSPVTLDIGNLHESLNRYPDPLQLSFKQRISEIKGVPVENIFAGNGSDEAIDVLMRIFCEPGVDNIITLPPTYGMYSVCAAINNIKVKEVPLDNNYQMDIQAIADAIDDFTKIIFICSPNNPTGNSITRQDIEIILNNFDGIVVIDEAYINYARQKTFVQQLMDYPNLVVMQTLSKAWGLAALRLGLAFGSKEIINLMNNVKYPYNINEATQQLALQALTHVEQVNQWTKTTIEQRSWLETELAKVPLTEKIFPSDANFLLVKITDAHNVFSYLQSKGIIVRNRNTTKGCEGCLRITVGTAAENQALIEALKNYTV from the coding sequence ATGGAATTCAATTTAGACTACCTGATAAGAGACAATATTAAAAACCTTGCTCCATATACTACTGCAAGGCATGAATTTACCGGGGAAGCCAGTGTAATGCTTGATGCCAATGAAAATGCTTTAGGCTCACCGGTAACATTGGATATTGGTAACTTACATGAGTCATTGAACCGATATCCTGATCCCTTACAGCTCAGTTTTAAACAACGCATCAGCGAGATTAAAGGAGTGCCTGTTGAAAACATATTTGCGGGCAATGGCAGTGACGAAGCTATTGATGTATTAATGCGTATATTTTGCGAACCGGGTGTTGACAACATTATCACGCTACCCCCTACTTATGGAATGTACAGTGTATGCGCTGCGATCAATAACATCAAAGTAAAGGAGGTTCCACTGGACAACAATTACCAGATGGATATACAGGCTATAGCAGACGCCATCGATGATTTTACCAAGATCATTTTCATCTGCTCTCCTAATAATCCAACAGGCAACAGCATTACCCGCCAGGATATTGAAATTATACTGAATAACTTTGATGGTATCGTGGTTATTGATGAAGCTTATATCAACTATGCCCGTCAGAAAACATTTGTGCAGCAATTAATGGATTACCCGAACCTGGTGGTGATGCAAACTTTATCCAAAGCCTGGGGATTGGCGGCCTTGCGCCTGGGCCTCGCCTTTGGAAGCAAGGAAATCATCAACCTGATGAATAATGTAAAGTATCCTTACAATATTAACGAAGCAACCCAGCAGCTGGCGTTACAGGCTTTAACCCATGTAGAGCAGGTAAACCAGTGGACAAAAACGACCATTGAACAACGTAGCTGGTTAGAAACTGAATTAGCAAAAGTTCCACTCACTGAAAAGATATTCCCATCAGACGCCAATTTCCTGTTAGTGAAAATAACAGATGCCCATAATGTTTTTAGTTATTTGCAATCCAAAGGTATTATTGTAAGAAACCGGAATACCACTAAAGGATGTGAGGGCTGCCTGCGTATTACCGTAGGCACAGCAGCTGAAAACCAGGCATTGATTGAAGCATTAAAAAATTATACTGTTTGA
- a CDS encoding NUDIX domain-containing protein, giving the protein MNTSLQILPAVAAIVFNDAGEVLLQKRRDVDQWGIISGHVEFGETVEEAIKREIKEETNSKAIILRLIGVYSSPASQTYRYGDRTVQYVTSYFEAIIEEKIDLDFFNQETAALEFFNIDNMPVDMAQINPYWLSDALSKEQKVFLR; this is encoded by the coding sequence ATGAACACTTCTTTACAAATATTGCCCGCAGTAGCAGCTATTGTATTTAATGACGCAGGAGAAGTACTATTACAAAAACGAAGAGACGTTGACCAGTGGGGTATCATATCTGGCCATGTAGAATTTGGGGAAACAGTTGAAGAAGCAATTAAGAGAGAGATTAAAGAAGAGACCAATTCAAAGGCCATTATCCTCCGCCTTATTGGAGTATATTCATCGCCGGCTTCGCAAACCTACCGGTATGGCGACAGGACCGTGCAGTATGTAACCTCCTATTTTGAAGCAATAATAGAAGAAAAAATAGATCTCGATTTTTTCAACCAGGAAACAGCTGCACTAGAATTCTTCAACATTGATAATATGCCGGTAGACATGGCCCAAATCAATCCGTATTGGCTTTCGGATGCGCTTAGTAAAGAACAAAAAGTATTTTTAAGGTAA
- the hisD gene encoding histidinol dehydrogenase, which translates to MKLYKYPSSKAWPAICQRPLQNSNTIQATVNAIIYDVANNGDAALKSYAEKFDGVILKSLQVSAKEIAAATKNIAPQLKKAIQQAKNNIQKFHATQKQAVVKTETTKGILCWREARAIDKVGLYIPGGSAPLFSTVLMLGVPALIAGCQEVILCTPPDKNGKINDAILYAASVCGISKIFKTGGAQAIAAMAYGTKTIPSVFKIFGPGNQYVTAAKQILQTKVAIDMPAGPSEVLVIADETSVPEFVAADLLAQAEHGPDSQVILACTTLDIATKVQAAIALQLAELPRKDIALLALQFARFVVLNTVSDAIAFSNLYAPEHLILACKTSNTVLKQITTAGSVFIGNYSPESVGDYASGTNHTLPTNGYATAYSGVSLDSFYKKITFQQLTKDGLHNIAKTVTTMAEAEGLQAHSNAVKIRL; encoded by the coding sequence TTGAAACTCTATAAATATCCCTCTTCTAAAGCCTGGCCTGCGATTTGCCAGCGGCCCCTGCAGAATAGCAATACTATACAGGCCACTGTTAATGCGATTATTTATGATGTGGCCAACAATGGTGATGCGGCCCTGAAAAGTTACGCAGAAAAGTTTGACGGAGTAATACTGAAAAGCCTGCAGGTGTCGGCAAAGGAAATAGCTGCAGCCACCAAGAATATTGCCCCCCAGCTTAAGAAAGCCATACAGCAGGCCAAAAATAATATCCAGAAATTTCATGCCACGCAAAAACAGGCTGTGGTAAAAACAGAAACTACCAAGGGCATCCTGTGCTGGAGGGAAGCAAGGGCTATTGATAAAGTAGGCCTGTATATCCCGGGAGGCTCTGCGCCCCTGTTCTCCACGGTTTTAATGTTGGGCGTTCCTGCTTTGATCGCGGGATGCCAGGAGGTTATTTTATGCACACCACCCGATAAAAATGGCAAAATCAACGATGCTATATTGTATGCAGCCTCTGTATGCGGTATCAGCAAGATTTTTAAAACCGGGGGGGCACAGGCTATTGCTGCCATGGCTTACGGAACTAAAACGATTCCTTCCGTATTTAAGATATTTGGTCCGGGCAACCAGTATGTGACCGCCGCCAAACAAATTCTTCAAACCAAAGTAGCCATTGACATGCCTGCGGGCCCTTCGGAGGTTTTGGTAATTGCAGACGAAACATCGGTACCCGAATTTGTGGCGGCTGACCTGTTAGCCCAGGCAGAACACGGTCCTGATTCACAGGTAATACTGGCCTGCACCACTCTCGATATTGCAACGAAGGTACAGGCAGCCATCGCGCTTCAGCTGGCAGAACTTCCCCGCAAGGATATAGCACTGCTGGCCCTGCAATTTGCAAGGTTTGTAGTGTTAAATACCGTGAGTGATGCTATTGCATTTTCAAATCTATATGCTCCGGAGCACCTGATACTGGCCTGCAAGACCAGCAACACTGTTTTAAAACAGATCACCACAGCGGGCTCCGTATTTATTGGCAACTATTCACCTGAAAGTGTGGGTGATTATGCCAGCGGCACCAATCATACCCTGCCAACTAACGGGTATGCAACGGCTTACAGTGGCGTATCACTGGATAGCTTTTATAAGAAGATCACTTTCCAGCAATTAACTAAAGACGGTTTACATAACATAGCCAAAACAGTTACTACTATGGCTGAAGCCGAAGGACTACAGGCGCATAGTAACGCGGTTAAGATCCGACTCTAA
- the hisG gene encoding ATP phosphoribosyltransferase, translated as MEKLRIAVQKSGRLSEDSLKLLKECGIGVPAGNNQLKISTENFDAEILFLRDDDIPEYVQDGVADIGFVGENVVLEKNKETEIVERLGYGKCRLSIALPKGKKPKNIQALDGIKIATSYPIILQGWLKKNKLKADIHEISGSVEIAPRIGLADAICDLVSSGSTLFSNELYEYETILKSEAVLISGKNISKKRTALLEQLLFRIRSVKKAKYNKYVLLNAPNSSIEKICKYLPGINSPTIVPLAKEGWSSIHSVIGENDFWNVIEKIKSAGAEGILILPIEKIIE; from the coding sequence ATGGAAAAGCTACGAATCGCGGTACAAAAATCAGGCAGACTCAGTGAAGACTCCCTTAAGCTGCTGAAAGAATGCGGAATAGGCGTACCTGCGGGAAATAACCAGTTAAAAATAAGTACTGAGAATTTTGACGCAGAAATACTGTTTTTGCGTGACGACGATATCCCGGAGTATGTACAGGACGGTGTAGCAGATATTGGCTTTGTTGGAGAGAACGTGGTGCTTGAAAAAAATAAAGAAACAGAAATTGTTGAGCGGCTGGGTTATGGAAAATGCCGTTTATCCATTGCCTTACCTAAGGGTAAAAAGCCTAAAAATATACAGGCATTAGATGGGATTAAAATTGCTACCAGCTATCCGATTATCCTGCAAGGGTGGTTAAAGAAAAATAAGCTAAAAGCTGATATCCATGAAATCAGCGGCTCTGTGGAAATAGCGCCCCGTATAGGTTTGGCCGATGCTATCTGCGATTTGGTAAGCAGTGGCAGCACACTATTCAGCAATGAGCTGTATGAATACGAAACTATCCTGAAATCTGAAGCGGTTCTTATTTCCGGTAAAAACATTTCCAAAAAAAGAACAGCACTCTTAGAACAGCTTTTATTCCGTATCCGTTCGGTAAAAAAAGCGAAGTATAATAAATATGTATTATTGAATGCACCCAATAGCAGCATTGAAAAAATCTGCAAATACCTGCCCGGCATCAACAGCCCTACCATTGTTCCCTTGGCTAAAGAAGGCTGGTCTTCTATTCATTCTGTAATTGGTGAAAACGACTTCTGGAATGTCATCGAAAAAATAAAATCAGCAGGTGCAGAGGGTATACTGATCTTACCCATTGAAAAGATCATCGAGTAA
- the hisH gene encoding imidazole glycerol phosphate synthase subunit HisH, with product MKTVIIKYNAGNIQSVLFALERIGAQAVVTDDKESILSADKIIFPGVGEASTAMGYLKERNLDQVIQSATQPLLGICLGMQLLCNHSEENDTPCLGLFDVEVKKFTSDTLKIPQIGWNNIHVKDNPLFKGVADNSYCYFVHSYYAELSNSSIATSNYEIDFSCALARDNFYGVQFHPEKSAETGEQILKNFLAL from the coding sequence ATGAAAACGGTTATTATAAAATATAACGCCGGGAATATACAATCCGTGCTTTTTGCACTGGAACGCATAGGGGCGCAAGCAGTTGTCACTGATGACAAGGAATCAATCCTTTCGGCTGACAAAATTATTTTCCCCGGGGTAGGAGAAGCCAGCACTGCCATGGGTTACCTGAAAGAGCGTAATTTAGACCAGGTGATTCAATCGGCGACACAGCCCCTATTGGGTATTTGCCTGGGCATGCAATTATTGTGCAATCACAGCGAAGAAAACGATACCCCATGCCTGGGCCTGTTTGATGTTGAAGTCAAAAAATTCACCAGTGATACTTTAAAAATACCCCAGATTGGCTGGAATAATATACATGTAAAAGACAACCCGCTTTTTAAAGGAGTTGCCGACAATAGCTATTGTTATTTTGTTCATAGCTATTACGCTGAACTGAGCAACAGTTCTATTGCTACTTCGAATTATGAAATTGATTTTAGCTGTGCGTTGGCAAGAGACAATTTTTACGGTGTACAATTCCACCCGGAGAAAAGTGCTGAAACGGGTGAGCAGATCCTTAAAAACTTTTTAGCGCTTTAA
- a CDS encoding SatD family protein, with protein sequence MTAVITGDIVNSRTETATKWQPLLKAVLNQYGKEPKSWEIYRGDSFQLRLVPDSALIAAIHIKSTIRQLANLDVRMAIGIGTIDTEAKKVTEVTGEAFIRSGSRFDEIGKQMLVIDTGQPELNETLNLMISLALLTLNSWSETVATAIKTSIENPHKNQSELAEILQKTQSSISEALKRGGYDEVKKLNKYYQSKIGQL encoded by the coding sequence ATGACGGCGGTAATTACGGGTGATATCGTAAATTCAAGAACTGAAACGGCTACCAAATGGCAGCCGTTGCTAAAAGCGGTGTTAAACCAGTATGGTAAAGAACCGAAGAGCTGGGAAATTTACAGGGGCGACAGCTTTCAACTGCGCCTGGTGCCCGATAGTGCCTTAATAGCGGCAATACATATAAAAAGTACGATCAGGCAACTGGCGAATCTGGATGTGCGTATGGCAATAGGAATAGGCACTATAGATACAGAGGCTAAAAAGGTAACTGAAGTAACCGGCGAAGCGTTCATCCGCTCGGGAAGCCGTTTTGATGAAATAGGAAAGCAAATGCTGGTGATAGATACCGGGCAACCCGAATTAAATGAAACGTTGAATTTAATGATTAGCCTCGCACTGCTGACCCTGAACAGCTGGAGTGAAACCGTTGCAACAGCCATTAAAACCAGCATCGAAAACCCTCATAAAAACCAGAGCGAACTGGCTGAAATCCTGCAAAAAACGCAAAGTAGTATCAGCGAGGCTTTAAAAAGAGGGGGATATGATGAAGTTAAGAAACTGAATAAATACTATCAATCTAAGATCGGGCAGCTATGA
- a CDS encoding 3'-5' exonuclease: MLQITKPIAFIDLETTGVNLGTDRIVEIAIVKLLPDGSKTVKRKLINPEMPISKTSVEIHGISNEMVKDAPTFAQAAQELKQVLDDCDLAGYNSNRFDIPLLVEEFLRAGVDFDMKGRRMVDVQNIFHKMEQRTLSAAYKFYCGKVLESAHSAEADASATHEVLVAQIERYPELGNTIDSINKFIGEEVVVDFARRFVMQDGVEVFNFGKYKGQSIAEILTKEPQYYDWMMRGDFPQQTKQKLTEIFTRTKLKGLKL, encoded by the coding sequence ATGTTACAAATTACCAAGCCTATAGCATTTATCGACCTGGAGACTACCGGGGTGAATCTGGGAACCGACAGGATAGTGGAAATAGCTATAGTGAAACTGCTGCCGGATGGTTCTAAAACGGTGAAAAGAAAGCTGATTAATCCTGAAATGCCGATATCTAAAACTTCTGTAGAGATTCATGGTATTTCTAACGAAATGGTGAAGGATGCGCCCACATTTGCCCAGGCGGCGCAGGAATTGAAACAGGTATTGGATGATTGTGATCTTGCAGGGTATAACTCTAATCGATTTGATATCCCTTTACTGGTTGAAGAGTTTTTACGCGCAGGCGTGGATTTTGATATGAAAGGGCGCAGGATGGTAGACGTGCAGAACATTTTTCATAAAATGGAGCAGCGCACCTTATCAGCAGCGTATAAATTTTATTGTGGAAAAGTATTGGAGTCTGCCCACTCTGCAGAAGCAGATGCTTCTGCCACACATGAAGTGCTGGTAGCTCAAATCGAGCGTTATCCCGAATTGGGCAATACCATCGACTCCATCAATAAATTTATTGGTGAGGAAGTGGTGGTGGATTTTGCACGCAGGTTTGTGATGCAGGACGGTGTAGAGGTGTTCAATTTTGGAAAATATAAAGGACAATCCATTGCAGAGATATTAACCAAAGAGCCTCAGTATTACGATTGGATGATGAGGGGAGATTTTCCTCAGCAAACTAAACAAAAGCTGACCGAAATCTTTACCCGTACCAAACTGAAGGGACTAAAGCTCTAA
- the hisB gene encoding bifunctional histidinol-phosphatase/imidazoleglycerol-phosphate dehydratase HisB, whose amino-acid sequence MKKVLFIDRDGTLINEAPPTYQLDSIEKITFYPGMFTWMGKIARDMDFELVMITNQDGLGSDAFPENTFWPYQELVMRNLESEGIVFDEVLIDKTYPADNAPTRKPGTGLLAKYMNNPDYDLDNSYVIGDRITDIQLAKNLGSKGIWLNIDESLGSAEISDSLKALETTIVLKTKSWEDIYGFLQQKERVIQHTRNTNETKIDIEINLDGTGICEIETGLGFFDHMLHQLGRHSGINLKIITKGDLHIDEHHTIEDTAIALGEAFQFALGNKAGIERYGFLLPMDDCLAQVAIDFGGRPWLVWDAEFKRERIGEMPTEMFYHFFKSFSDGSKCNLNIKAEGENEHHKIEAIFKGLAKAIKMAIKRTPGNEQLPTTKGTL is encoded by the coding sequence ATGAAAAAAGTTTTATTTATTGATAGAGACGGCACATTAATTAACGAGGCGCCCCCTACCTACCAGCTGGATTCCATAGAAAAAATAACATTTTACCCCGGTATGTTTACCTGGATGGGGAAAATAGCGCGTGATATGGATTTTGAGCTGGTGATGATCACCAACCAGGACGGCCTGGGCAGCGATGCCTTTCCGGAAAATACATTCTGGCCTTACCAGGAACTGGTAATGCGCAACCTCGAAAGTGAAGGAATTGTTTTCGATGAAGTTTTGATAGACAAAACTTATCCGGCAGACAATGCCCCCACCCGTAAGCCGGGCACCGGTTTACTTGCGAAGTATATGAACAACCCTGATTACGACCTTGATAATTCTTATGTAATTGGTGACAGAATTACTGATATACAACTGGCTAAAAACCTGGGCAGTAAAGGTATCTGGCTGAATATTGATGAATCTTTAGGTTCGGCTGAGATCTCCGACAGTTTGAAAGCACTGGAAACCACTATTGTTTTGAAGACAAAAAGCTGGGAAGATATTTACGGCTTTCTCCAGCAAAAAGAACGCGTGATTCAACATACCCGTAATACCAACGAAACTAAAATTGACATCGAGATCAATCTTGATGGAACCGGTATTTGCGAAATAGAAACCGGATTGGGCTTTTTCGACCACATGCTCCATCAGCTGGGCCGTCACAGTGGCATCAACTTGAAAATCATTACCAAAGGAGACCTGCATATTGATGAGCATCACACGATAGAAGATACTGCCATTGCACTGGGAGAAGCTTTTCAATTTGCGCTGGGGAACAAGGCCGGCATTGAGCGTTACGGGTTCTTATTACCTATGGATGATTGCCTGGCACAGGTAGCGATCGACTTTGGCGGACGCCCCTGGTTGGTGTGGGATGCCGAATTCAAAAGAGAAAGAATCGGTGAAATGCCTACAGAAATGTTCTATCACTTTTTTAAATCTTTCAGCGATGGTTCGAAATGCAACCTGAATATTAAAGCTGAAGGAGAGAATGAACATCATAAAATTGAAGCTATTTTTAAAGGACTGGCGAAGGCGATCAAAATGGCGATCAAAAGAACTCCTGGTAATGAGCAGCTACCCACAACAAAAGGAACTTTATAA